The Microbacterium schleiferi genome contains the following window.
GATGCCCTGATCGCGGAGGCTCTCGGCGTCTGCGATGCGGGTCGCGGTGGGTGGCCCGATGACATAGATCAGATCGGCCTGCGGCGGGGCGGGAACCGCCGGAAAGACGTACAGCGGAAGCCCGATGACGGCGATGAGGGCGATCACCGTCAGGATGCCGAGAGCACCGCGACGGGCCCACCGCGCGCGAGTGATGATCGACTCGTCGTCCACGCGTGCATCCTCCGTCTCTTCATGCGGCGACCACGGCGTCGACGTGCTCTGACGAGCCACAGTGTACGGGGCGTTTCGACGCGCGTTGTCACGCGGTGACCCGTCAGGTGTGGGGTGGCGCGGCGCGCAGGGCTACGATGGCCCCGTGCCCAGCGATGCCGCAGCCCTTGACGCCCGCGAGCAACTGAACCCGCAGCTGTACCGCGAGATCCTGCGCCCCGACTGGGCGCGACTCGCAGCTGACATGCGCCAGCCGCTCACCGAAACCGAGATCGTGTCGCTTCGCGGTCTCGGAGATCGCCTGGACCTCGACGAAGTGCGCGAGGTGTACCTCCCGCTCAGCCGACTGCTGAGCCTGTACGCGGGTTCCACCCGGCGGATCGGTGCCGAGACGAGCTCCTTCTTGCACGAGACCGACTCGACGACGCCCTTCGTTGTGGGTGTCGCAGGCTCGGTCGCCGTCGGCAAGTCGACGATCGCCCGTCTCCTGCGAGAACTCATGAGCCGCTGGCCCGATACCCCTCGCGTCGAGCTCGTGACCACGGATGGCTTTCTCTACCCCAACGCAGAACTCGAGCGTCGCGGGATCATGCACCGCAAGGGCTTCCCGGAGTCGTATGACCGTCGCGCGCTCGTGCAGTTCCTCACCGACGTGAAGAGCGGAGCCGCCGAGGTCCGCGCCCCCTTCTACTCCCACATGAAGTACGACATCATTCCCGATGCCGTCATCACGGTCCGCCGGCCGGATGTCGTCATCGTCGAAGGGCTGAACGTTCTGCAGCCGCCGCCGTCACCGAACGAGGTTGCCGTCAGCGACCTGTTCGACTTCTCCATCTACGTCGATGCCGACCCCGAACACATCACGCAGTGGTTCGTGGACCGATTCCTCGCCCTCAAACATGGCGCGTTCGCCGACCCCGGATCGTTCTTCAACGTCTTCTCGGACTTGACCGATGAGACGGCTGTCGAAACCGCCCTGGGATTTTGGAACGAGATCAACCTGCCCAACCTGATCGAGAACGTGCTCCCCACCAAACATCGGGCGACCCTCGTGCTGCAAAAAGCTGCCGACCACGCCGTCGACCGGGTGCTGCTGCGCAAGGTGTAGACCGCGCGCCGGAGCCCCAGATCGGCTCGGATCGGTGGGATTCTCCAACGGGAATATCGTGGGAGCGGTCCCAGGATGGCCGTCGGCGCACCGATGTCGCGACACGCCGATCGTCATGGTAAAGATGTTTCATGCGGGGTGGTCATCGGGGGCCGTATGAAAGCTCTGCTCCCTAACGGGCGTGGGCGCTTCTTCGGCGTGACGTTCCTGTCAGCGATAGCGGCAGGGGCGTTGATTGGCGTACCCGCGGTAGCCTCGGCGGCACCCGCGTACGTGCTCGATTCGGTGACATCCATCTCTGCTATCTCGGCCACTGAACCGCTCCCCGGTGCCGTTGACGGTGCGGCGGACCCGGCATCCTGCCTGGCTGACATGTCGTCGCACCTCGTGCGCCTCACCGGATCAGACGGCGATCCCGTGCGAAACCCCGTTCTGCTGGTGCACGGGTGGCTCAGCACCGCGATGCCCGAGTCCGAGGCGGGTCCCCGACCGGTCACGACGAGCACCGGCATCGCCAATTCGCCCTTCTCCCGGCCTGTCGAGTGGTCATCGGATGGCGACCCGGCGGTCGATCTGCGCTCGCTGCAGCAGCGGCTCTCGGAGCTCCCCGACACCTCGGTTTTCGCGTTCGACTACTCGTCGATGGCGGCGCTGTGGGTGGGTCACACCGCCACCGCACCCGCCCTGGCCGGAGCCATCGAGTGCCTCGCGCAGGAGTCCGGCGACACGGTCGACATCGTTGCGCATTCGATGGGCGGCCTCGCACTTCGCTACGCCCTCGGGGGTCGAACGAGGGAGTGGCCGCTCATGTCGGTCAGGTCATCACGGTGGCGACGCCGAACGAGGGGTCGGAGGTCGCCTCAGCCGTGTCGGTGATCGGGGACGCGACGGAAACCCTGTTCTCGTCAGCATCCGTCCTTGTTCAGCTCGCGCTGCCCGCGGTCGTCGGCATCTGCAACCGCGAGATGGAATCGGATGCCCGGGTCGGATGCGACATTCCGCCCAGCGTACGCACCGTTTTCGCGGTCGCCGGCGACGGCGGACAGGCGCTGCGGGCCGGCTCCGCCGAGCTCTCGAGTGTGCCCGAGTGGCCGAGCAGCCTGAACGTGCACGCAATCGCGGGCGATTACCGCATCCGACTGACGGCGGGGATCGTTCCGCCGGAGGTCTTCACGGCGTTCCGCGACGCCGCAGGGGTGTTCGGGATGGATCTGCGCCCCGCGATCGACGAGACGATCGAGGCGGGCGACGGGATCGTCGGCGTGAGTTCTGCGACCGCCGATGCCGACTCGAGCTTCGTTGCGCGCTGCGAGGTGTCCGTCGACCTCACGACGACGGACGGATCGGCGCAGTTCGGTGATCTCAGCGATCAGTTCGGCGGCATCCCGCCGCTGGCGGGGCCGTGTGCGCACGACCGGCTGTTCGAGAACGACGACGTTGCCCGGGATATCGTCGCGACGCTCGGGGCGTCCCGCGGGTAGCGCTGTCGCGACGCTCGGGGCGTCCCGCGGGTAGCACCGTCGTGGCGCCTGGGCGACGTGGCGCGCGTATTCCCGGCGGCGACGCAGGATGAGCGCGTCCCGGCCCCGTAGCATGTGTGGAATGTGTGGAATCGTCGGATATGTCGGGCCGCGTGAGAGTCAGCCCATCCTCATCGCCGGACTGTCGCGTCTGGAATACCGCGGCTACGACTCGGCGGGTATTGCCGTTATCGACGGCGACGGGCACCTGGGGATGCGCAAGCGCGCCGGCAAGCTCGGGGTGCTGCGCGACGACCTCGCCGAGCATCCGCTGCCGGCCGGAACGACGGGGATCGGGCACACCCGCTGGGCTACCCACGGCGGACCTACCGACGCGAACGCGCACCCGCACCTCGCCGACGACGACAAGCTCGCGCTGATCCACAACGGCATCATCGAGAACTTCGCCGCGATCAAGAACGAGCTGCGGGAAGAGGGATACGAGTTCCGCAGCGAGACCGACACCGAGGTCGCAGCGGTGCTGCTCGGCCGCGAGTATCGCGCGCACGATGGCGACCTCGTCGCGGCGTTCCGTTCCGTGGTCCGTCGCCTGGACGGTGCCTTCACGCTCCTCGCGATGCACCGCGACAACCCCGGCCTCGTGGTCGGGGCGCGCCGCAACTCGCCGCTCGTGATCGGGCTCGGCGAGGGCGAGAACTTCCTCGCGTCCGATGTCGCCGCCTTCGTCGAGCACACCCGTCAGGCGCTCGCGATCGGTCAGGACGAGATCGTCGCCATCACTCCCGGCGGCGTCGAGGTCACCGACTTCGACGGCAACCCGGTCGGCGTCGAGCCGTTCGAAGTGCTGTGGGATGCCGCTGCCGCCGACAAGGGCGGGTGGTCATCGTTCATGGCCAAAGAGGTCTCGGAGGAACCCGAGGCCATCGCGAACACGGTGCGCGGCCGCATCCGTGACGGGCTCGTGTCGATCCCCGAGCTCGACGGGCTCGACGAGCTCTTCGCGGGGATCAATCGCATCATCGTCGTCGCCTGCGGCACTGCAGCCTATGCCGGCATGGTCGGCAAGTACGCCATCGAGCAGTGGGCGCGGGTGCCGGCGGATGTCGAGCTGGCGCACGAGTTCCGCTATCGCGACCCGGTGATCGGGGCCGACACGCTCGTCGTCTCGATCAGCCAGTCCGGCGAGACGATGGACACCCTCATGGCGGTCAAGTACGCCCGCGAGCGGGGTGCGAAGACGCTCTCGATCTGCAACACACAGGGTGCGACGATCCCGCGCGAATCCGATGCCATCGTCTACACGCACGCCGGTCCCGAGGTCGCGGTCGCCTCGACGAAGGCCTTCGTCGCGCAGATCACGGCCCTCTACCTGCTCGCGCTGCACATCTCCCACGTGCGCGGGACGCTCAGCGATACTGAGGTTCGCCAGCAGGTGCTCGAGCTCGAGGCCGTGCCCGACAAGATCGCGCGGGTGCTCGAGGACGAGCAGGCTCACATCGAGCAGTTCGCCCGGTGGATGGGCGACACCCAGTCGGTGCTGTTCCTCGGTCGGCACGTCGGCTACCCCATCGC
Protein-coding sequences here:
- the coaA gene encoding type I pantothenate kinase, translated to MPSDAAALDAREQLNPQLYREILRPDWARLAADMRQPLTETEIVSLRGLGDRLDLDEVREVYLPLSRLLSLYAGSTRRIGAETSSFLHETDSTTPFVVGVAGSVAVGKSTIARLLRELMSRWPDTPRVELVTTDGFLYPNAELERRGIMHRKGFPESYDRRALVQFLTDVKSGAAEVRAPFYSHMKYDIIPDAVITVRRPDVVIVEGLNVLQPPPSPNEVAVSDLFDFSIYVDADPEHITQWFVDRFLALKHGAFADPGSFFNVFSDLTDETAVETALGFWNEINLPNLIENVLPTKHRATLVLQKAADHAVDRVLLRKV
- a CDS encoding esterase/lipase family protein, with protein sequence MKALLPNGRGRFFGVTFLSAIAAGALIGVPAVASAAPAYVLDSVTSISAISATEPLPGAVDGAADPASCLADMSSHLVRLTGSDGDPVRNPVLLVHGWLSTAMPESEAGPRPVTTSTGIANSPFSRPVEWSSDGDPAVDLRSLQQRLSELPDTSVFAFDYSSMAALWVGHTATAPALAGAIECLAQESGDTVDIVAHSMGGLALRYALGGRTREWPLMSVRSSRWRRRTRGRRSPQPCR
- the glmS gene encoding glutamine--fructose-6-phosphate transaminase (isomerizing), coding for MCGIVGYVGPRESQPILIAGLSRLEYRGYDSAGIAVIDGDGHLGMRKRAGKLGVLRDDLAEHPLPAGTTGIGHTRWATHGGPTDANAHPHLADDDKLALIHNGIIENFAAIKNELREEGYEFRSETDTEVAAVLLGREYRAHDGDLVAAFRSVVRRLDGAFTLLAMHRDNPGLVVGARRNSPLVIGLGEGENFLASDVAAFVEHTRQALAIGQDEIVAITPGGVEVTDFDGNPVGVEPFEVLWDAAAADKGGWSSFMAKEVSEEPEAIANTVRGRIRDGLVSIPELDGLDELFAGINRIIVVACGTAAYAGMVGKYAIEQWARVPADVELAHEFRYRDPVIGADTLVVSISQSGETMDTLMAVKYARERGAKTLSICNTQGATIPRESDAIVYTHAGPEVAVASTKAFVAQITALYLLALHISHVRGTLSDTEVRQQVLELEAVPDKIARVLEDEQAHIEQFARWMGDTQSVLFLGRHVGYPIALEGALKLKEISYIHAEGFAAGELKHGPIALIEPGQPVFVIVPSPRHSPLLHSKVVSNIQEIRARGARIIAVAEEGDAAVLPYADEVLRIPLADPLFEPLLAVVPLHIFAMGLATAKGLDVDQPRNLAKSVTVE